A section of the Solea solea chromosome 17, fSolSol10.1, whole genome shotgun sequence genome encodes:
- the esco2 gene encoding N-acetyltransferase ESCO2 isoform X2 encodes MMPTTRKRKLTSLDSDSHPSKKGVREMSPVKRSSPRKPTQSPMSKKLTGRLNKKNCPSPQKSPLRPAGSPAKSPRKPSLKQTMVTSSFYGKQKPVYLTPLERKAIKESLPPAAPPPPALPSPPSQPIKQQRKNKKNVKGGNKPKKVSAGLRTAAEAGIKSYVTSTKKITLSKLSLSVTAKPPAAAAAATTTTTTSAPTAAAAAAAAPPPTTVTKPVSESKKAITITFSSLKPKPKIFVGAAFFGTGKKPKSMYKKSKPKSSTKPASVQQKSLAAPVQTKSETTTTQQQQQQQQQVKNQQKTHEKTVVQPLKAEEKQLGTKRRPRFDLSDWIEEPGTAQPLSSPKSLREKYGINKELTIVLTRTPTPSRSSTASFTDSQDASLTDVFDLSDISPNSATFSPPKKPAAVYPIFCSASRRLKKAAVQPPVSCSTPSGRIASLQTPSSARERSARKKREKQDDDQLIIDAGQKRFGATTCGSCGMIYSAENPEDNFQHTQFHQRFIDSIKFVGWKKERVVSEFWDGKILLVMPDDPKYAVKKAEDVRRVADSELGFQQVTLSRPLQAKTYLFINTERMVVGCLVAEPIRQAFRVLDQPDGHKDMTKDDFMERHRAWCCSTVPEPAVCGISRIWVFSLARRQGIATRMLDTVRSSFTYGSHLTKREIAFSDPTPDGKVFATKYCNTPTFLVYNFIA; translated from the exons ATGATGCCTACTACCAGGAAGAGAAAGCTTACCTCTCTGGACTCTGACAG TCACCCTTCCAAGAAGGGGGTGAGAGAGATGTCCCCCGTAAAGAGAAGCTCCCCGAGGAAGCCGACGCAGTCTCCCATGAGTAAGAAGCTAACTGGACGTCTCAACAAGAAGAACTGTCCTTCACCACAGAAATCACCACTTAGACCAGCAG GTTCTCCAGCCAAATCGCCCCGCAAACCCTCCTTGAAACAGACCATGGTTACAAGCTCGTTCTACGGCAAACAGAAGCCCGTCTACCTCACTCCACTGGAGAGGAAAGCCATTAAGGAGTCTctgcctcctgctgctcctcctcctcccgctctCCCGTCACCTCCCTCTCAGCCAATAAAACAGCAAAGGAAGAATAAGAAGAACGTCAAAGGAGGCAACAAGCCGAAGAAAGTCTCTGCAGGATTGAGAACCGCGGCAGAGGCGGGAATCAAAAGCTACGTGACATCTACCAAGAAGATCACACTTTCGAAACTCAGCTTAAG TGTCACGGCcaaaccaccagcagcagcagcagcagcaacaacaacaacaacaacatctgctcccactgctgctgctgcagctgcagctgctcctcctcccaccACTGTCACCAAACCTGTGTCAGAGTCTAAGAaagccatcaccatcactttCAGCAGCCTGAAGCCCAAACCCAAGATCTTCGTCGGGGCTGCGTTCTTCGGTACAGGGAAGAAACCCAAGTCCATGTACAAGAAGTCTAAACCAAAGTCCTCGACTAAACCGGCCTCAGTGCAGCAGAAGAGTCTAGCAGCACCGGTTCAGACAAAGAGCGAGACGACAacgacgcagcagcagcagcagcagcagcagcaggtgaagaaccaacagaaaacacatgaaaaa ACTGTCGTTCAGCCGCTCAAAGCAGAAGAGAAGCAGCTCGGCACCAAACGGAGACCCAGGTTTGATCTGTCCGACTGGATCGAAGAGCCTGGAACTGCACAGCCTTtaag CTCACCTAAATCTCTGAGGGAGAAATATGGGATTAACAAGGAGCTGACGATTGTGTTGACGAGGACTCCGACACCAAGTCGCTCATCTACAGCCTCGTTCACCGACTCACAG GATGCTTCTCTGACAGACGTCTTTGACCTGAGTGACATCAGTCCCAACAGCGCCACCTTCAGCCCACCCAAAA AACCTGCAGCAGTGTATCCTATCTTTTGCTCCGCCTCCAGAAG GTTAAAGAAAGCAGCTGTGCAGCCTCCCGTGTCCTGCAGCACCCCCTCTGGCCGCATCGCGTCACTGCAGACGCCGTCTTCAGCCAGAGAACGCAGCGCTCgtaagaagagagagaagcaggaCGACGACCAGCTCATCATT GATGCCGGTCAGAAACGTTTCGGTGCGACGACATGCGGCTCGTGTGGGATGATCTACAGCGCCGAAAATCCTGAGGACAATTTCCAGCACACGCAGTTCCACCAGCGCTTCATCGACTCCATCAAGTTTgtg GGCTGGAAGAAGGAGCGAGTGGTGTCCGAGTTCTGGGATGGAAAAATTCTCCTGGTTATGCCGGATGATCCCAAATATGCTGTTAAAAAG GCTGAGGACGTGCGTCGCGTCGCAGACAGCGAGCTTGGTTTCCAGCAGGTGACTCTGAGCAGACCCTTGCAGGCAAAGACTTACCTGTTCATCAACACAGAGAGGATGGTGGTGGGATGTCTGGTCGCTGAGCCCATACGTCAG GCGTTCAGAGTCCTCGACCAGCCGGACGGACACAAGGACATGACCAAGGACGACTTCATGGAGCGACACCGAGCCTGGTGCTGCTCCACCGTCCCAGAACCAGCCGTGTGCGGGATCAGCCGGATCTGGGTCTTCAGTCTCGCCAGGAGACAGGGCATCGCAACCCGCATGCTCGACACAGTCAG GAGCTCCTTCACGTACGGCAGTCACCTGACCAAGCGGGAGATCGCCTTCTCTGACCCGACGCCCGACGGCAAAGTGTTTGCGACAAAGTACTGCAACACGCCGACGTTCCTCGTTTACAACTTCATCGCGTGA
- the pbk gene encoding lymphokine-activated killer T-cell-originated protein kinase homolog — translation MFDAVHLQTFVVTEEGGKSRMASTLSCTDEGAFKTPKNVRVKSFVSCGESPITIPASPFMKKLGCGTGVNVYLMDRVGKLNASPWAVKKINSKCATKQAVVYQKRLNEEAKVLKGINHPNIVGFRAFTTARDGSKCLAMEYGGEQSLNDLIEKRREDGLKAFPAANIEKVALHVARGLQYLHNEKKLLHGDMKSCNVVIKGDFETVKICDVGVSLQLDENMRVSNPNMEYIGTEPWKPKEALEEDGEISDKSDIFAYGLTLWEMMTLAMPHLDMLDGDVSDDSIEESFDEDAYYERLGTRPALDVESLGASYRRMVELFYLCTEEEPKKRPSATQIVQALEKIPCEVITIN, via the exons ATGTTCGACGCGGTTCATCTGCAGACGTTTGTTGTCACCGAGGAAGGAGGAAAAAGCAG aATGGCCTCCACTCTATCATGCACCGATGAGGGCGCATTCAAGACCCCCAAAAACGTTCGAGTGAAGAGCTTTGTGAGCTGCGGAGAATCTCCCATCACCATACCAGCTTCACCCTTCATGAAGAAGCTCGGCTGTGGGACTGGAGTCAATGTTTACCTCATGGACAG AGTGGGGAAGCTGAACGCGTCTCCCTGGGCTGTGAAGAAGATCAACAGCAAATGTGCAACCAAGCAGGCGGTGGTTTACCAGAAGCGTCTGAATGAGGAGGCGAAGGTCCTGAAGGGAATCAATCATCCCAACATAGTTG GTTTCCGTGCGTTTACCACGGCCAGAGACGGCTCCAAATGTCTGGCGATGGAATACGGTGGCGAGCAGTCGCTCAACGACCTCAtcgagaagaggagggaggacggACTCAAAGCTTTTCCTGCGGCCAACATAGAAAAGGTGGCGCTGCATGTGGCTCGTGGCCTGCAG TATCTTCACAACGAGAAGAAGCTGCTGCACGGCGACATGAAGTCCTGCAACGTGGTCATTAAAGGTGACTTTGAAACGGTCAAGATCTGTGATGTGGGCGTTTCTCTGCAGCTGGATGAGAACATGAGAG tgtCCAACCCAAACATGGAATACATCGGCACAGAGCCGTGGAAACCTAAAGAGGCTCTGGAGGAAGACGGCGAGATCAGCGACAAGTCTGACATCTTCGCCTACGGTCTGACTCTGTGGGAGATGATGACACTGGCGATGCCTCATCTGGACATGCTGGATGGTGACG TGTCCGACGATTCGATAGAGGAGAGTTTTGACGAGGATGCGTACTATGAGCGGCTGGGGACGCGGCCGGCACTGGACGTGGAGTCTCTGGGTGCCTCGTACCGGAGGATGGTGGAGCTTTTCTACCTCTGTACAGAGGAAGAGCCCAAGAAGAGGCCTTCAGCCACACAGATCGTCCAGGCCTTGGAGAAAATCCCCTGCGAGGTGATCACGATCAACTGA
- the LOC131443952 gene encoding gastrula zinc finger protein XlCGF8.2DB-like: MKDFPPEQQEWRFSMDPECCHIKEEQEELGINQREDDIIAVIVKGEEDDEKPGSSQTRHSRTGENRADCGRPESARNLGLRGHPGPGTEDKNEEEEEEEEDSSETDNSEDEWKTTSEPPTLKSANSKTPSTDTRGNTSDKVFECSECGKRFVRKSHLTTHKKIHTGEKPFSCSECGKSFTQKGNLKSHEKLHTGEKPFSCSECGKRFTEKSNLKKHIKSHTGEKPFGCTVCGRRFFENSHLRSHMKIHSGDKPFRCAGCGKGFFERSSLRKHEKCHLGEKPYNCSECGKGFFEKSSFRKHEKFHSGEKPFTCLFCGKGFAEKRNQILHMSVHTGEKLLSCRVCNQRFSWYSQIKKHHCVGYATEIN; this comes from the coding sequence ATGAAAGATTTTCCCCCGGAGCAGCAGGAGTGGAGATTCAGCATGGATCCAGAGTGTTGCCACATTAAAGAGGAACAGGAGGAACTGGGGATCAATCAGAGGGAGGATGATATCATTGCTGTGATAGTAAAGggtgaagaggatgatgagaaaCCTGGGTCCTCGCAGACTCGTCACAGTCGCACCGGTGAGAACAGAGCAGACTGTGGAAGACCAGAATCAGCCAGAAACCTGGGTCTGCGTGGACATCCAGGACCAGGTACTGAGGACAagaacgaagaagaagaagaagaagaagaagactctTCGGAGACTGACAACAGTGAAGATGAGTGGAAGACCACCAGCGAACCTCCAACTTTAAAGTCAGCCAATAGTAAAACACCCTCCACTGATACGAGAGGCAACACCAGTGATAAAGTATTTGAATGTTCTGAATGTGGTAAAAGGTTTGTCAGAAAGAGCCACCTGACGACACACAAGAAGATCCACACAGGAGAGAAGCCATTTAGTTGCTCTGAGTGTGGCAAAAGCTTTACTCAAAAGGGCAATCTGAAGTCACATGAAAAACTtcacacgggagagaaaccCTTTAGCTGCTCCGAGTGCGGTAAACGATTTACAGAGAAGAGCAATCTGAAGAAGCACATCAAATCtcacacgggagagaaaccATTCGGTTGCACCGTGTGCGGTAGGCGATTCTTCGAGAACAGCCATCTGAGGTCACACATGAAAATCCACTCGGGAGACAAACCGTTCCGCTGCGCTGGGTGTGGTAAGGGATTCTTCGAAAGGAGCAGCCTAAGGAAGCACGAGAAATGTCACCTGGGAGAAAAACCCTACAATTGCTCCGAGTGTGGTAAAGGATTTTTCGAGAAGAGCAGTTTCAGGAAGCACGAGAAGTTTCATTCGGGAGAGAAACCGTTTACTTGCTTGTTCTGTGGCAAAGGGTTTGCtgagaaaagaaaccagatacTGCACATGTCCGTCCACACAGGGGAAAAACTACTGAGTTGCAGAGTTTGCAACCAAAGATTTAGCTGGTATAGTCAGATCAAAAAACATCACTGTGTTGGTTACGCCACAGAGATTAATTAG
- the ccdc25 gene encoding coiled-coil domain-containing protein 25, translating to MVFYFTSAVVETPYTIYMGKDKYENEDLIKYGWPEDIWFHVDKLSSAHVYLRLPKGHTIDAIPPEVLIDCAQLVKNNSIQGCKMNNINVVYTPWANLKKTGDMDVGQIGFHRQKEVKLVAVEKKVNEIVNRLEKTKEERFPDLAAEKESRDREERNEKKAQLQEQKKREKEEQKRKKETEDLRNYTSLMQSENMQTNEDGNDSDDFM from the exons ATGGTGTTTTACTTCACGAGTGCCG TGGTGGAGACTCCGTACACAATCTACATGGGAAAGGACAAGTATGAAA ATGAAGATCTAATAAAGTATGGGTGGCCCGAAGATATTTG GTTTCATGTGGACAAACTGTCCTCGGCTCACGTTTACTTGAGATTACCAAAG GGTCATACCATAGACGCTATTCCTCCAGAAGTGCTGATAGACTGTGCACAGCTGGTGAAGAACAACAGCATCCAAG gCTGTAAAATGAACAACATCAATGTGGTTTACACGCCGTGGGCCAACCTGAAGAAAACCGGAGACATGGACGTAGGACAGATCGGATTCCATCGACAGAAAGAG gTGAAGCTTGTGGCCGTGGAGAAGAAGGTCAACGAGATCGTGAACCGCttggagaaaacaaaagaggaacGCTTCCCCGACCTGGCGGCGGAGAAGGAGTCGAGAGACCGAGAGGAGAGGAACGAAAAGAAAGCACAACTCCAAgaacagaagaagagagagaaggaggagcagaagaggaaaaaggagaCAGAGGACCTCAG GAATTATACATCACTGATGCAGAGTGAGAACATGCAGACAAATGAG GACGGCAACGACTCGGACGACTTCATGTAG
- the esco2 gene encoding N-acetyltransferase ESCO2 isoform X1, with translation MMPTTRKRKLTSLDSDSHPSKKGVREMSPVKRSSPRKPTQSPMSKKLTGRLNKKNCPSPQKSPLRPAGSPAKSPRKPSLKQTMVTSSFYGKQKPVYLTPLERKAIKESLPPAAPPPPALPSPPSQPIKQQRKNKKNVKGGNKPKKVSAGLRTAAEAGIKSYVTSTKKITLSKLSLSVTAKPPAAAAAATTTTTTSAPTAAAAAAAAPPPTTVTKPVSESKKAITITFSSLKPKPKIFVGAAFFGTGKKPKSMYKKSKPKSSTKPASVQQKSLAAPVQTKSETTTTQQQQQQQQQVKNQQKTHEKTVVQPLKAEEKQLGTKRRPRFDLSDWIEEPGTAQPLSSPKSLREKYGINKELTIVLTRTPTPSRSSTASFTDSQVKFDASLTDVFDLSDISPNSATFSPPKKPAAVYPIFCSASRRLKKAAVQPPVSCSTPSGRIASLQTPSSARERSARKKREKQDDDQLIIDAGQKRFGATTCGSCGMIYSAENPEDNFQHTQFHQRFIDSIKFVGWKKERVVSEFWDGKILLVMPDDPKYAVKKAEDVRRVADSELGFQQVTLSRPLQAKTYLFINTERMVVGCLVAEPIRQAFRVLDQPDGHKDMTKDDFMERHRAWCCSTVPEPAVCGISRIWVFSLARRQGIATRMLDTVRSSFTYGSHLTKREIAFSDPTPDGKVFATKYCNTPTFLVYNFIA, from the exons ATGATGCCTACTACCAGGAAGAGAAAGCTTACCTCTCTGGACTCTGACAG TCACCCTTCCAAGAAGGGGGTGAGAGAGATGTCCCCCGTAAAGAGAAGCTCCCCGAGGAAGCCGACGCAGTCTCCCATGAGTAAGAAGCTAACTGGACGTCTCAACAAGAAGAACTGTCCTTCACCACAGAAATCACCACTTAGACCAGCAG GTTCTCCAGCCAAATCGCCCCGCAAACCCTCCTTGAAACAGACCATGGTTACAAGCTCGTTCTACGGCAAACAGAAGCCCGTCTACCTCACTCCACTGGAGAGGAAAGCCATTAAGGAGTCTctgcctcctgctgctcctcctcctcccgctctCCCGTCACCTCCCTCTCAGCCAATAAAACAGCAAAGGAAGAATAAGAAGAACGTCAAAGGAGGCAACAAGCCGAAGAAAGTCTCTGCAGGATTGAGAACCGCGGCAGAGGCGGGAATCAAAAGCTACGTGACATCTACCAAGAAGATCACACTTTCGAAACTCAGCTTAAG TGTCACGGCcaaaccaccagcagcagcagcagcagcaacaacaacaacaacaacatctgctcccactgctgctgctgcagctgcagctgctcctcctcccaccACTGTCACCAAACCTGTGTCAGAGTCTAAGAaagccatcaccatcactttCAGCAGCCTGAAGCCCAAACCCAAGATCTTCGTCGGGGCTGCGTTCTTCGGTACAGGGAAGAAACCCAAGTCCATGTACAAGAAGTCTAAACCAAAGTCCTCGACTAAACCGGCCTCAGTGCAGCAGAAGAGTCTAGCAGCACCGGTTCAGACAAAGAGCGAGACGACAacgacgcagcagcagcagcagcagcagcagcaggtgaagaaccaacagaaaacacatgaaaaa ACTGTCGTTCAGCCGCTCAAAGCAGAAGAGAAGCAGCTCGGCACCAAACGGAGACCCAGGTTTGATCTGTCCGACTGGATCGAAGAGCCTGGAACTGCACAGCCTTtaag CTCACCTAAATCTCTGAGGGAGAAATATGGGATTAACAAGGAGCTGACGATTGTGTTGACGAGGACTCCGACACCAAGTCGCTCATCTACAGCCTCGTTCACCGACTCACAGGTGAAGTTT GATGCTTCTCTGACAGACGTCTTTGACCTGAGTGACATCAGTCCCAACAGCGCCACCTTCAGCCCACCCAAAA AACCTGCAGCAGTGTATCCTATCTTTTGCTCCGCCTCCAGAAG GTTAAAGAAAGCAGCTGTGCAGCCTCCCGTGTCCTGCAGCACCCCCTCTGGCCGCATCGCGTCACTGCAGACGCCGTCTTCAGCCAGAGAACGCAGCGCTCgtaagaagagagagaagcaggaCGACGACCAGCTCATCATT GATGCCGGTCAGAAACGTTTCGGTGCGACGACATGCGGCTCGTGTGGGATGATCTACAGCGCCGAAAATCCTGAGGACAATTTCCAGCACACGCAGTTCCACCAGCGCTTCATCGACTCCATCAAGTTTgtg GGCTGGAAGAAGGAGCGAGTGGTGTCCGAGTTCTGGGATGGAAAAATTCTCCTGGTTATGCCGGATGATCCCAAATATGCTGTTAAAAAG GCTGAGGACGTGCGTCGCGTCGCAGACAGCGAGCTTGGTTTCCAGCAGGTGACTCTGAGCAGACCCTTGCAGGCAAAGACTTACCTGTTCATCAACACAGAGAGGATGGTGGTGGGATGTCTGGTCGCTGAGCCCATACGTCAG GCGTTCAGAGTCCTCGACCAGCCGGACGGACACAAGGACATGACCAAGGACGACTTCATGGAGCGACACCGAGCCTGGTGCTGCTCCACCGTCCCAGAACCAGCCGTGTGCGGGATCAGCCGGATCTGGGTCTTCAGTCTCGCCAGGAGACAGGGCATCGCAACCCGCATGCTCGACACAGTCAG GAGCTCCTTCACGTACGGCAGTCACCTGACCAAGCGGGAGATCGCCTTCTCTGACCCGACGCCCGACGGCAAAGTGTTTGCGACAAAGTACTGCAACACGCCGACGTTCCTCGTTTACAACTTCATCGCGTGA